One genomic window of Bradyrhizobium sp. B124 includes the following:
- a CDS encoding PRC-barrel domain-containing protein, producing the protein MKKIFAIGPLLAVAMVTGAFAATTVLKEGPRESWTVTNYYKQAVYDPKESKIGDIDDVLVDKSGKITGLVIGVGGFLGAGEKDVIVPFTAVKTTKKNDKWWLTLDETKDDLKGAPGFKYDRTSTTWVPETK; encoded by the coding sequence ATGAAGAAAATCTTCGCTATTGGGCCTCTGCTAGCCGTCGCAATGGTAACCGGCGCATTCGCCGCGACGACCGTCCTAAAGGAGGGGCCAAGGGAAAGTTGGACTGTGACGAATTACTACAAGCAGGCCGTATACGATCCGAAGGAAAGCAAGATCGGCGATATCGACGACGTCCTCGTCGACAAGTCCGGGAAGATCACGGGTCTCGTGATCGGCGTCGGCGGCTTTCTCGGAGCCGGCGAGAAGGATGTCATTGTGCCATTCACGGCAGTCAAGACCACCAAGAAGAATGACAAATGGTGGTTGACCCTGGATGAAACAAAGGACGACCTGAAAGGCGCTCCGGGCTTTAAGTACGACCGCACCAGCACCACCTGGGTGCCCGAGACGAAGTAG